From the Micromonospora echinofusca genome, the window CTGCTGCTGGCGGTCGTCGCGCTGGTCGGCACCCGCCGGCCCCCCGGCGGCGGACCCGGCGCGGGCCGGGGCCTGGGCCGCCTGTGGAAGGGCCCGAGCGCCAACCCGCGCGAACAGCGGGCCCACCAGGCGCTGCTGGTCGGCGCCCTGGTCGCGGGCGCGCTGGCCTTCCTGGTCACCGGACTGCCGGTGGTCGGGCTGCTGGTCGCGGTGGCCGTCCCGGGCACCCCGTGGCTGTTCTCCGTCGGCAAGGCCGAGCAGCGGGCCATCGCCCGCATCGAGGCGGTCGGCGAGTGGACCCGCCGGCTCAAGGACGTCTCCGCCACGGGCCAGGGGCTCCAGCAGACCATCATCGGCACGGTCGCCACCGCGCCCGAGGAGATCCAGGAGGAGGTACGGCTGCTCGCCGCCCGCCTCCAGGCCGGCTGGCTGGCCCGCTCCGCGCTGCTCGCCTTCGCCGACGAGATCGGCGACCCGGTCTGCGACCAGGTGGTGGCGGCGCTGATCCTGCACGTGACCGACCGGGGCGAACGCCTCGGCGACGTGCTCGGCTCGATCGCGCACGCGGCGGCGGCCGAGGTCGCCACCCGCCGCGAGATCGAGGCGAAGCGCACCCAGCCCCGCTTCGCGGTCCGCTTCCTCACCGGGATGACCCTGGCCACCGTCGCGTACGGGCTGCTCAACACCGAATACGTCAGCCCGTACGGGACGCCCTCCGGGCAGCTCGTGATGGCGGCGCTCGGCGCGGCCTTCGTCGGCCTGCTGGCCTGGGTGCGGTCGATGAGCCAGCCGCGCCGGCCGGCGCGCTTCCTGCCGGCCCCGGACCCGGAAGAGGTGCTCGCGTGAGCGTCGTCCTCAACTGGCAGCTCGCCGTCGCCGTCTGCGGCGGGGCGGCGGTCGGGCTGGGCGCCTTCCTGGTGGTCCGCGAGCTGGTGCCGGCCACCCCCGCGCTCGGGCCCGCGCTGCGCCGGCTGCACCGACCGGCCGGCGCCGGGCAGCTCACCGCGCCTGCCGACCGGCGGCTGGAGTGGCTCACCGGGCTGTCCCGCTGGCTGCGGCCACCGCACCGGCAGCTCGCCCTGATCGACCGCACGCCCGAGCAGTACGCCCTGTCGATGCTGCTCTCCGCGCTGATCGGGCTCGCCGCGCCGACGCTGCTCGGCGTCACCCTGTTCACCGTCGGCGTCCGGCTGCCGGTGGTCGTACCCGTGCTCGGCAGCCTCGGGCTGGCGCTGCTCTGCGCCCTCGTCGCGCACCGGTCGGTGCTGGATCGGGCGGACAAGGCGCGCGACGAGTTCCGCCAGGCGGTCTGCACCTACCTCGACCTCGTCGCCCTGCAACTCTCCGCCGCGCACGGGCCGGTGCAGTCGCTGGAACGGGCGGCGGCGGTCTGCGACGGCTGGGTCTTCGACCGCATCTCCGAGGCCCTGCGGATCGCGCAGATGCAGATGCACTCGCCGTGGGACGAGCTGCGCGACCTCGCCGAGCGCATCGGCATCCCGGAACTCGGCGACGTCGGGGCGATCATGCGCGCCTCGGGCAGCGAGGGCGCGCAGGTGCACGAGACCCTGCGCAGCCGCGCCGACTCGCTGCGCGACCAGATCCGCACCGACAACCTGGCCCGGGCCGAGGGGGTGACCAGCCGGCTCGACATCCCCGGGGCGCTGCTCGTCTTCGTCCTGCTCGGTTTCGCCGTCTATCCGTTCATCGCCCGCCTGTGATCCGACCCTGAGAGAAGGAGCACGTCATGTCCGTCATCACCCGCCTGCACGTCGCGCTGACGACACGCC encodes:
- a CDS encoding type II secretion system F family protein, yielding MAAAPAHPARTAVTPVPDNVELVAVASGAACVAGLLLAVVALVGTRRPPGGGPGAGRGLGRLWKGPSANPREQRAHQALLVGALVAGALAFLVTGLPVVGLLVAVAVPGTPWLFSVGKAEQRAIARIEAVGEWTRRLKDVSATGQGLQQTIIGTVATAPEEIQEEVRLLAARLQAGWLARSALLAFADEIGDPVCDQVVAALILHVTDRGERLGDVLGSIAHAAAAEVATRREIEAKRTQPRFAVRFLTGMTLATVAYGLLNTEYVSPYGTPSGQLVMAALGAAFVGLLAWVRSMSQPRRPARFLPAPDPEEVLA
- a CDS encoding type II secretion system F family protein, yielding MSVVLNWQLAVAVCGGAAVGLGAFLVVRELVPATPALGPALRRLHRPAGAGQLTAPADRRLEWLTGLSRWLRPPHRQLALIDRTPEQYALSMLLSALIGLAAPTLLGVTLFTVGVRLPVVVPVLGSLGLALLCALVAHRSVLDRADKARDEFRQAVCTYLDLVALQLSAAHGPVQSLERAAAVCDGWVFDRISEALRIAQMQMHSPWDELRDLAERIGIPELGDVGAIMRASGSEGAQVHETLRSRADSLRDQIRTDNLARAEGVTSRLDIPGALLVFVLLGFAVYPFIARL